From Bacillus sp. FSL K6-3431, the proteins below share one genomic window:
- a CDS encoding FMN-dependent NADH-azoreductase, producing MNVLVVKANNRPASEAVSSQMYESFMNNIEGVNVTTYDVFAEDMPYFGQDLFNAFGKVQSGEEMTDIEQRILAAKQKAMDALTAADIVVFAFPLWNLTIPAKLQTFIDYVYQAGFTFKYDENGQAVQLMTDKKAVILNARGGIYSTPDAAPMEMAANYIKNVVGGVFGMEIINEVIIEGHAAAPDQAEAIIAEGLAKVEAVAKELSAVLV from the coding sequence ATGAACGTATTAGTAGTAAAAGCAAATAACCGCCCAGCTTCAGAGGCTGTATCAAGTCAGATGTATGAATCTTTCATGAATAATATAGAAGGTGTAAACGTAACAACTTACGATGTATTTGCAGAAGATATGCCTTACTTTGGACAAGATTTATTCAACGCTTTCGGTAAAGTGCAATCTGGTGAAGAAATGACAGATATTGAACAACGCATTTTAGCTGCCAAACAAAAAGCAATGGATGCATTAACAGCAGCAGATATCGTTGTATTCGCATTCCCATTATGGAACTTAACGATTCCAGCAAAATTACAAACATTCATCGACTATGTATACCAAGCTGGTTTCACATTCAAATATGACGAAAATGGCCAAGCAGTACAATTAATGACTGACAAGAAGGCTGTTATTCTCAATGCTCGTGGTGGTATATATTCAACACCAGATGCAGCACCAATGGAAATGGCTGCTAACTATATTAAAAACGTTGTTGGCGGAGTTTTCGGTATGGAGATCATCAATGAAGTTATCATTGAAGGCCATGCAGCAGCACCAGATCAAGCAGAAGCAATTATTGCTGAAGGTTTAGCGAAAGTGGAAGCTGTAGCAAAAGAACTATCAGCGGTATTGGTTTGA
- the larE gene encoding ATP-dependent sacrificial sulfur transferase LarE, which produces MIQKKYERLTSILQEMQKVVVAFSGGVDSTFLLKAAVDTLGKDNVLAVTADSETYPTSELIEARELAQLIGVHHQVIETSELAIPGYTENDKNRCYFCRSSLFDHLIPIMQKKGFENIVYGVIADDLSEYRPGMQAAKEQGVRGPLLEANLYKDEIRELSRVRDLPTWDKPSFACLSSRIAYGERITKEKLTKVEKAEAFLKSLDIRQVRVRTHEEVARIEVELDDMQIVLDNRERISKRLQDFGYKYIALDLIGYKSGSMNKVLS; this is translated from the coding sequence ATTATCCAAAAAAAGTATGAAAGGTTAACTTCCATTCTCCAAGAAATGCAGAAGGTAGTCGTAGCATTTTCTGGAGGGGTGGATAGTACATTCTTATTAAAAGCTGCTGTTGATACTTTAGGAAAAGACAATGTATTAGCTGTGACAGCGGATTCCGAAACGTATCCAACAAGTGAACTTATTGAAGCAAGGGAATTAGCGCAATTGATTGGGGTCCATCATCAAGTCATTGAAACTTCTGAATTAGCGATTCCAGGCTATACAGAAAATGATAAAAATCGCTGTTATTTTTGCAGAAGTAGCTTATTTGATCATTTGATCCCTATTATGCAGAAAAAGGGATTCGAGAACATCGTATACGGGGTTATTGCAGATGATCTGAGTGAATATCGTCCAGGAATGCAGGCTGCTAAAGAACAAGGCGTACGAGGTCCTTTACTTGAAGCTAATCTATATAAAGATGAAATAAGAGAGCTTTCACGTGTAAGGGATTTACCGACATGGGATAAACCATCATTTGCTTGTTTATCTTCCCGGATTGCATATGGAGAAAGAATAACGAAAGAAAAGTTAACAAAAGTAGAAAAAGCAGAAGCCTTTCTGAAGTCCCTCGATATTCGCCAAGTACGAGTGAGAACACATGAAGAAGTGGCGAGAATAGAAGTAGAGCTAGACGATATGCAGATCGTCTTGGATAATCGCGAACGTATATCGAAAAGACTTCAAGACTTTGGATATAAATATATTGCACTGGATTTAATCGGTTATAAGAGTGGGAGTATGAATAAGGTTTTATCATAA
- a CDS encoding gluconate:H+ symporter: MPLVIVALGIIVLLILIMKFNMNTFISLIVVSFLIAFALGMPFNEIVETIQAGMGNTLGGIALVFGLGAILGKLIADAGGAQRIAMTLIDKFGEKRIQWAVVTAGFILGIALFFEVGLVLLIPIVYQISKQLKISFLWLGLPMATALSVTHAFLPPHPGPTVIAQQYGANVGLVLLYGFIIAIPTVIIAGPLFAKIARKLVPSAFEREPSGSMTSIGDAKQFKLEDTPGFGISAFTALFPVILMAFSTVFVLVEDAMGVSGNRFFDLIALIGAPTTVMLLSVLLALITMGTARKIPMKQLMKSAESSIAAIGMMLLILGAGGSLKQVLIDGGVGDSVAQIFAGSTISPLILAWLIAALMRVAQGSATVAALTTAGLVIPLMAGTGVNVELMVLATGAGSIIASHVNDTGFWIVKESFGLTMKETFGTWTVLETLISVCGLAFVLLLSLFV; encoded by the coding sequence ATGCCATTAGTAATAGTCGCTTTAGGTATTATTGTTTTACTCATATTAATCATGAAATTTAATATGAATACATTTATTTCACTGATTGTTGTTTCATTCCTAATCGCATTTGCTTTAGGAATGCCGTTTAATGAAATTGTTGAAACGATTCAAGCAGGTATGGGAAATACACTAGGAGGTATTGCATTAGTCTTTGGACTTGGAGCAATCCTAGGTAAATTGATTGCGGATGCGGGTGGCGCTCAACGTATCGCAATGACATTAATTGATAAGTTCGGCGAGAAGAGAATACAATGGGCAGTTGTTACTGCTGGATTCATTCTTGGTATCGCATTGTTTTTTGAAGTTGGGCTTGTATTATTAATTCCAATTGTATATCAAATTTCTAAGCAATTAAAAATATCATTTTTATGGTTAGGTCTACCAATGGCAACAGCATTATCAGTAACACATGCATTTTTACCGCCACATCCTGGTCCAACCGTGATTGCCCAACAATACGGAGCGAATGTAGGATTAGTATTACTTTATGGTTTTATTATTGCTATTCCAACAGTGATTATAGCGGGACCTTTATTTGCAAAAATTGCAAGGAAATTGGTACCATCAGCTTTTGAGAGAGAACCATCTGGTAGTATGACGTCTATAGGTGATGCAAAACAGTTTAAATTAGAAGATACACCGGGATTTGGTATTAGTGCCTTCACCGCTTTATTCCCAGTTATTTTAATGGCTTTCTCAACGGTTTTTGTTTTAGTAGAAGATGCAATGGGAGTATCAGGGAACCGGTTCTTTGACCTAATTGCATTGATCGGTGCTCCTACTACTGTTATGTTACTTTCTGTATTACTTGCATTGATTACAATGGGTACTGCAAGGAAAATCCCGATGAAACAACTGATGAAATCTGCGGAGAGTTCAATCGCAGCAATCGGAATGATGTTACTTATTCTTGGTGCTGGTGGCTCGCTTAAACAAGTATTGATTGATGGTGGCGTGGGCGACAGCGTTGCTCAAATTTTTGCAGGCAGTACAATATCACCGTTGATCTTGGCTTGGCTAATCGCTGCTTTAATGAGAGTTGCACAAGGATCTGCGACAGTAGCTGCCTTGACGACAGCAGGTTTAGTTATTCCGTTGATGGCTGGTACAGGTGTGAATGTTGAATTGATGGTGTTAGCAACTGGCGCTGGTAGTATCATTGCTTCGCACGTGAACGATACTGGCTTCTGGATTGTAAAAGAATCATTTGGCTTAACAATGAAAGAAACATTCGGAACTTGGACCGTGCTTGAAACACTCATTTCCGTATGTGGCCTTGCGTTTGTTTTACTTCTAAGTTTGTTTGTTTAA
- a CDS encoding zinc-binding alcohol dehydrogenase family protein, whose product MKAIRIPEANKIEVLDVPESRIEQANEVKVKIKRVGICGSDMHIYHGTNPLATYPRIVGHEVAGEIIEIGTNVNKVAVGDHVVIEPITYCGECYACKSGRPNVCKEVSVFGVHEDGGMREFAILSEGQVHKVDPEIDWDEAVMAEPYTIGAQATWRGNVQEGQTVFIQGAGPIGITVLKMAKLRGATVIISDFTNERLVFAKENGADYTINPSEVDIESKINEITNDEGANVVIDAVGMPQTFELSMKVASVAGNVVLLGFNATPSSIAQMLITKKELTITGSRLQTNQFGKVVELINEKKLTHNGLITHKFPLSKVKEAFTFVEENPQLVRKAVIEFE is encoded by the coding sequence ATGAAAGCAATTAGAATTCCTGAAGCAAATAAAATAGAAGTATTGGATGTACCAGAATCAAGAATAGAACAAGCCAATGAAGTAAAAGTAAAAATAAAAAGAGTTGGTATCTGCGGTTCAGATATGCATATTTATCACGGAACAAATCCTCTTGCCACATATCCGAGAATTGTCGGACATGAAGTAGCTGGTGAAATAATAGAAATCGGTACAAATGTGAATAAAGTAGCTGTTGGTGACCATGTGGTTATTGAACCAATCACCTATTGTGGTGAATGTTATGCATGTAAAAGCGGAAGACCAAATGTATGTAAAGAAGTTTCTGTATTTGGTGTACATGAAGATGGTGGAATGAGGGAATTTGCTATTCTATCAGAAGGACAAGTGCATAAAGTAGATCCTGAGATTGATTGGGATGAAGCGGTAATGGCTGAACCCTATACAATTGGTGCTCAAGCTACATGGAGAGGTAATGTTCAAGAAGGACAAACTGTATTTATCCAAGGTGCTGGTCCAATAGGTATCACGGTTTTGAAAATGGCTAAGCTCCGCGGTGCAACCGTTATTATATCCGATTTTACAAATGAAAGATTGGTATTTGCAAAAGAAAATGGTGCAGACTATACAATTAATCCATCTGAAGTAGATATAGAAAGTAAAATAAATGAAATAACAAACGATGAGGGTGCAAATGTGGTCATTGATGCGGTTGGTATGCCACAAACATTTGAATTAAGTATGAAGGTAGCTTCTGTTGCAGGTAATGTTGTTTTATTAGGTTTCAATGCAACACCATCATCCATCGCACAAATGCTCATAACGAAAAAGGAATTAACTATTACAGGTTCGAGACTGCAAACAAATCAATTTGGTAAAGTTGTCGAGCTTATAAATGAAAAGAAATTAACGCATAATGGTTTAATTACTCATAAATTTCCGTTAAGTAAGGTAAAAGAAGCTTTTACTTTTGTAGAAGAAAATCCTCAATTAGTACGAAAAGCAGTGATTGAGTTTGAATAA
- a CDS encoding GntR family transcriptional regulator, translating to MSKIETSLLTKQVYDVLRGKIIGREYTPGNKLDIHKLAEEFGVSRSPVKDAINQLVHDGLIEIIPRKGTYVTQLNFTEFIEVLDARLMIEMWAAQQVMQKISDEKIDEWGQIVQEMDSLLEVTPFPFEMYSKLDMKFHTNLIDWLVNNKIKEIYSSLNTHVSLSRIVHSTSLESTIKRHRDHWCLYEAMKDRNLPTFLGTLTLHIESLKTEAKLRWDEVVK from the coding sequence ATGTCTAAAATAGAAACTTCTCTACTAACTAAACAGGTTTATGATGTTCTACGTGGAAAAATTATCGGCCGCGAATATACACCTGGTAATAAACTGGATATTCATAAATTAGCAGAAGAATTTGGGGTAAGTCGTTCTCCCGTTAAGGACGCAATCAATCAACTTGTTCATGACGGACTAATCGAAATCATTCCTCGTAAAGGTACATACGTAACTCAATTAAATTTTACCGAGTTTATAGAAGTATTGGATGCACGTTTAATGATAGAAATGTGGGCTGCTCAGCAAGTAATGCAAAAAATATCTGATGAAAAAATAGATGAATGGGGTCAAATTGTTCAAGAAATGGATTCGTTACTTGAAGTTACCCCCTTTCCATTTGAAATGTATAGTAAGTTAGATATGAAATTCCATACGAATTTAATTGATTGGTTAGTAAATAATAAGATTAAAGAAATATATTCCTCGTTAAATACACATGTATCTTTATCTCGTATTGTCCACTCTACTTCACTAGAGAGCACAATAAAAAGACATAGAGATCACTGGTGTTTATATGAAGCAATGAAAGATCGTAATTTGCCTACTTTTTTAGGCACATTGACATTGCACATTGAAAGTTTAAAAACAGAAGCTAAACTGCGATGGGATGAAGTGGTGAAATAA
- a CDS encoding YjcZ family sporulation protein: MGFCGGGYGNGSGGGYGGINSFALIVVLFILLIIIGASYL; this comes from the coding sequence ATGGGATTCTGTGGTGGCGGTTATGGAAATGGTTCCGGAGGCGGATATGGCGGAATTAATTCATTTGCTTTAATCGTTGTGCTTTTCATTTTACTAATTATTATCGGCGCATCATATCTCTAA
- a CDS encoding general stress protein: MSLFSIVLKQWIYYKYKMSKEEAGRKGGENSHGGGR; encoded by the coding sequence ATGTCATTGTTTTCAATCGTATTAAAACAATGGATTTATTATAAATACAAAATGAGTAAAGAAGAAGCAGGAAGAAAAGGCGGAGAAAATAGCCATGGCGGTGGCAGGTAA
- a CDS encoding glycine zipper family protein, with the protein MNKIHKSHKGNMNGTTFGISIGIALGSVGGLTIFNHIGLGIVLGIAIGATFGSIYDEKNNEKK; encoded by the coding sequence ATGAATAAAATTCACAAATCCCATAAGGGGAACATGAATGGAACCACTTTCGGAATATCAATTGGCATTGCATTAGGGAGTGTTGGTGGTCTCACGATTTTCAACCATATTGGTTTAGGAATAGTGTTAGGTATAGCAATTGGCGCAACGTTTGGGTCCATTTACGATGAGAAAAATAACGAAAAGAAATAA